In the genome of Amphiura filiformis chromosome 4, Afil_fr2py, whole genome shotgun sequence, one region contains:
- the LOC140150736 gene encoding heparan sulfate glucosamine 3-O-sulfotransferase 1-like, with translation MTKFCSKKVLIICLCFTTILASLLIGKNLYQGTPTFQNAFTNKLSDDGDAGEMHQGGRRQIQDNENNLRLDIIRHGGFANDGTNIVQGETGELVPRQEIDENDDSSEASFPKATKNKEMEDDLAKITKQDEAPRIIPPNNNGPFQKWTLESDPRVPRILAKMMSSMPKEVRQDIPQEYLQMGPRKYLGTRFKVVSDAYKKHGMTQRLPEVISIGVKKSGTNAVGFFVTQHPQIVHSVGNEVHFFDRNYQKGLEYYRIRMGFAKEDQFCFEKTPKYFVRRMPQADLVRPPKNIKFVLSVRDPVKRALSDFRHERELYVRRKMGRNLGRVKSSPEDEGKIFEQQVLDEHGNVNASNMIVDTSYYAKHFKHWLEYFPRDRFLVINLDSLEKDAFPMLKKFEQFVGLDPYFKESMFYYDSARHGTCMHGTSRSCPPKSTPGVLPKAEPSDATLKKLYEFYRPSNKEFMQLTGHDFAWARL, from the coding sequence ATGACCAAATTTTGCTCAAAGAAGGTCCTCATCATTTGTCTGTGTTTCACCACCATTCTTGCCAGTCTGCTGATAGGCAAAAACCTGTACCAAGGGACGCCAACATTCCAGAATGCCTTCACCAATAAGTTGTCGGATGATGGTGATGCTGGTGAAATGCATCAAGGTGGAAGAAGGCAGATTCAGGATAACGAGAATAACCTCAGGTTAGATATTATACGTCACGGTGGATTCGCTAACGACGGTACCAATATTGTGCAAGGTGAAACGGGGGAATTGGTGCCAAGGCAAGAAATAGATGAGAACGATGATTCGTCAGAGGCTAGTTTCCCGAAGGCTACAAAGAATAAAGAAATGGAAGATGATTTAGCTAAGATAACCAAGCAGGATGAAGCACCTAGGATTATACCCCCAAATAATAATGGTCCATTCCAGAAATGGACTCTTGAATCTGATCCACGAGTGCCCAGAATTTTAGCAAAGATGATGTCATCAATGCCTAAAGAAGTAAGACAGGATATTCCTCAAGAATACCTACAAATGGGGCCAAGAAAATATCTTGGAACACGGTTTAAGGTTGTCAGCGATGCATACAAGAAGCATGGAATGACCCAACGTCTGCCAGAGGTCATCAGTATAGGCGTCAAGAAAAGCGGAACTAACGCGGTGGGATTCTTTGTCACACAGCATCCTCAAATTGTTCACTCCGTAGGCAATGAAGTACATTTCTTTGATAGAAATTACCAGAAAGGGCTTGAATATTACCGTATCCGAATGGGCTTTGCAAAAGAGGATCAGTTCTGTTTTGAGAAAACCCCAAAATATTTTGTACGCCGAATGCCCCAAGCAGATCTTGTCAGACCTCCGAAGAACATCAAATTTGTACTCAGTGTGCGAGACCCTGTAAAGAGGGCGCTCTCCGATTTCAGACATGAGCGGGAGTTATATGTGAGAAGAAAAATGGGAAGAAATCTAGGACGCGTTAAGTCTAGCCCGGAAGACGAGGGCAAAATATTTGAGCAACAGGTGCTCGATGAACATGGCAATGTGAACGCGTCAAACATGATTGTAGATACTAGTTATTACGCCAAACATTTCAAACATTGGCTTGAATACTTTCCACGAGATCGATTTTTAGTAATAAATTTAGACTCACTTGAGAAAGATGCCTTCCCTATGCTCAAAAAATTTGAGCAATTTGTGGGTTTAGACCCATACTTTaaagaaagtatgttttattATGACTCTGCAAGACACGGAACTTGTATGCACGGTACGAGTAGATCTTGCCCTCCGAAAAGTACACCAGGAGTGTTGCCAAAAGCAGAACCCAGTGATGCCACATTGAAAAAACTTTATGAATTTTATAGACCATCTAATAAGGAATTTATGCAGCTAACAGGACATGACTTTGCATGGGCACGTTTATGA